One Nostoc punctiforme PCC 73102 DNA window includes the following coding sequences:
- a CDS encoding SDR family oxidoreductase has protein sequence MAKSKEKKEQTLQPPQQQEVPGVESEMTPKPKADDAQYRGSGKLQDKVALITGADSGIGRAVAIAFAKEGADVAILYLNEHDDAKETKHLVEKQGRRAVTIAGDIGDETFCQQAIQQTVGEFGKLDILINNAAEQHPKQSIEEITKEQLERTFRTNIFSMFFMTKAALKHLQTGSAIINTTSVTAYKGSPQLLDYSSTKGAIVAFTRSLSQNLVSKGIRVNAVAPGPIWTPLIPSTFPEEKVESFGKQVPMQRAGQPEEVAPSYVFLASDDASYVSGQVLHVNGGEVVNG, from the coding sequence ATGGCTAAATCAAAAGAGAAAAAAGAGCAAACATTGCAACCACCACAGCAGCAAGAAGTTCCAGGTGTTGAATCAGAAATGACACCAAAACCGAAAGCAGATGATGCCCAGTATCGGGGTAGTGGTAAGTTGCAAGATAAAGTAGCATTGATTACGGGTGCAGATAGTGGTATTGGTCGTGCTGTAGCGATCGCATTTGCTAAAGAAGGTGCAGATGTTGCTATCCTTTACCTAAATGAACACGACGATGCCAAAGAAACAAAACATCTGGTAGAAAAACAAGGTCGTCGTGCAGTAACTATCGCAGGCGATATTGGCGATGAAACTTTTTGTCAGCAAGCTATCCAACAAACAGTTGGTGAGTTTGGCAAACTCGATATTCTCATCAACAACGCTGCCGAACAACATCCTAAACAAAGTATTGAAGAAATCACTAAAGAACAATTAGAGCGAACTTTCCGCACTAATATCTTCTCAATGTTTTTTATGACTAAAGCTGCACTCAAGCATTTGCAAACAGGCAGTGCTATCATCAATACCACATCGGTAACAGCTTATAAAGGTAGCCCACAACTGCTAGATTATTCTTCTACAAAAGGTGCGATCGTTGCTTTTACCCGCTCCTTATCACAAAATTTGGTTTCAAAAGGAATTCGCGTTAATGCTGTCGCACCAGGACCAATTTGGACACCTTTAATTCCCTCAACGTTCCCAGAAGAGAAAGTTGAGAGTTTTGGGAAACAAGTACCAATGCAACGAGCCGGACAGCCAGAAGAAGTTGCTCCTAGCTATGTATTTCTAGCATCTGATGATGCTTCTTATGTCTCTGGACAAGTGCTGCACGTAAATGGTGGCGAAGTAGTCAATGGCTAA